Proteins encoded within one genomic window of Hevea brasiliensis isolate MT/VB/25A 57/8 chromosome 8, ASM3005281v1, whole genome shotgun sequence:
- the LOC110657668 gene encoding chitin elicitor receptor kinase 1 isoform X3: MNPKLVVMAFSFFLLLSLCYSAEFRCNSGCNLYLAWYFILQGTNPSFIADVENTSESLDAIHRFIRDQFPNNDGYHGFAISRSPFPCNCSSDGFVGYVLQYSVLSNDTYDIITEEYYSNLTTVFWLERFNSYTAADSNLITPSINVTVNCSCGDRVISKDYGLFITYPLRPEDNLVSIASRFNVTAEELQRYNVGANFSGGSSLLYIPGRASDIVLGGILNKLRRSRFQGLALFPGYMDIATKKSVEFSYEELAEATDNFSTAKEIGKGGFGSVYYAVLRGEKAAIKKMDRKTSKEFLTELKILTHVHHENVVQLIGYCVNSLGSSLFLVYEYMENGNLSQHLHDSGKDPLPWCTRVQIALDSARGLEYLHHFTVPAYIHLDVKPANILIDKNYHGKVADFGLAKLKDLDRNALPSTRHLVGTFGYMPPEYGELGMVSPKADVYAFGVVLYELISGKGAIVETNSSVEFKGLYALMARLARACTRDDPESRPSMRSVLYSLMTLSSLTEDWQKKF; the protein is encoded by the exons ATGAATCCGAAATTAGTAGTGATGGCGTTTTCATTTTTTCTGCTACTCTCTCTCTGCTACTCCGCCGAGTTCAGATGCAACAGCGGCTGCAATTTGTATTTGGCATGGTACTTCATCCTGCAAGGAACCAACCCAAGCTTCATAGCCGATGTTGAGAACACCTCAGAGTCGCTCGACGCAATTCACCGTTTCATTAGAGATCAATTCCCAAACAACGACGGTTACCACGGATTCGCCATAAGCAGAAGCCCCTTCCCCTGTAATTGCAGCAGCGATGGATTCGTCGGCTACGTTTTACAATACAGCGTGCTATCCAACGACACCTACGACATCATCACCGAGGAGTACTACTCAAACCTGACCACGGTTTTCTGGTTAGAGCGGTTCAATAGCTATACGGCTGCGGATAGTAATCTTATAACTCCTTCGATTAACGTTACTGTGAATTGCTCGTGTGGGGACAGGGTCATTTCCAAGGATTATGGGTTGTTCATCACGTATCCTCTTAGGCCCGAGGATAATTTGGTGTCAATTGCAAGTCGGTTCAATGTTACTGCTGAGGAGCTGCAGAGATATAACGTTGGTGCCAATTTTAGTGGAGGAAGTAGTTTGCTGTATATTCCAGGCAGAG CGTCTGATATTGTGCTTGGGGGAATTCTTAACAAACTCAGGCGATCGCGGTTCCAAG GTCTGGCACTGTTTCCAGGTTATATGGACATAGCAACCAAGAAATCAGTGGAGttctcatatgaagaacttgctGAGGCTACTGATAACTTCAGTACGGCTAAAGAGATCGGCAAAGGTGGCTTTGGGTCTGTTTACTATGCAGTACTGAGAGGGGAG AAAGCAGCAATCAAGAAGATGGACAGGAAAACTTCAAAAGAATTTCTAACTGAACTAAAGATTTTAACACATGTTCATCACGAAAATGTG GTCCAATTGATTGGATATTGTGTAAACTCTCTTGGTTCTTCTCTTTTTCTAGTTTATGAATACATGGAGAATGGCAACTTAAGCCAACATTTGCATGACTCCG GGAAGGATCCATTGCCATGGTGTACTAGGGTACAAATTGCCCTTGATTCCGCTAGAGGCCTTGAATATCTGCATCATTTTACTGTTCCTGCTTATATTCATCTTGATGTTAAGCCAGCAAACATATTAATTGACAAGAACTACCATGGAAAG GTTGCAGATTTTGGATTGGCAAAACTAAAAGATTTGGATAGAAACGCACTGCCGAGCACACGTCATCTTGTGGGTACATTTGGATACATGCCACCAGA GTATGGTGaattgggcatggtttctccaaaAGCAGATGTTTATGCCTTTGGGGTTGTCCTTTATGAACTTATTTCTGGCAAGGGAGCTATTGTGGAGACAAATTCTAGTGTTGAATTCAAGGGCCTTTATGCATTG ATGGCTCGACTTGCCCGGGCATGCACACGTGACGATCCGGAATCACGTCCGAGTATGAGATCTGTTTTGTACTCCTTAATGACTCTTTCATCCCTAACAGAGGATTGGCAAaagaaattttag
- the LOC110657668 gene encoding chitin elicitor receptor kinase 1 isoform X1 has product MNPKLVVMAFSFFLLLSLCYSAEFRCNSGCNLYLAWYFILQGTNPSFIADVENTSESLDAIHRFIRDQFPNNDGYHGFAISRSPFPCNCSSDGFVGYVLQYSVLSNDTYDIITEEYYSNLTTVFWLERFNSYTAADSNLITPSINVTVNCSCGDRVISKDYGLFITYPLRPEDNLVSIASRFNVTAEELQRYNVGANFSGGSSLLYIPGRASDIVLGGILNKLRRSRFQGLALFPGYMDIATKKSVEFSYEELAEATDNFSTAKEIGKGGFGSVYYAVLRGEKAAIKKMDRKTSKEFLTELKILTHVHHENVVQLIGYCVNSLGSSLFLVYEYMENGNLSQHLHDSGKDPLPWCTRVQIALDSARGLEYLHHFTVPAYIHLDVKPANILIDKNYHGKVADFGLAKLKDLDRNALPSTRHLVGTFGYMPPEYGELGMVSPKADVYAFGVVLYELISGKGAIVETNSSVEFKGLYALFNDALNHPDTREICISTLVDPRLGDNYPFDVVLKMARLARACTRDDPESRPSMRSVLYSLMTLSSLTEDWQKKF; this is encoded by the exons ATGAATCCGAAATTAGTAGTGATGGCGTTTTCATTTTTTCTGCTACTCTCTCTCTGCTACTCCGCCGAGTTCAGATGCAACAGCGGCTGCAATTTGTATTTGGCATGGTACTTCATCCTGCAAGGAACCAACCCAAGCTTCATAGCCGATGTTGAGAACACCTCAGAGTCGCTCGACGCAATTCACCGTTTCATTAGAGATCAATTCCCAAACAACGACGGTTACCACGGATTCGCCATAAGCAGAAGCCCCTTCCCCTGTAATTGCAGCAGCGATGGATTCGTCGGCTACGTTTTACAATACAGCGTGCTATCCAACGACACCTACGACATCATCACCGAGGAGTACTACTCAAACCTGACCACGGTTTTCTGGTTAGAGCGGTTCAATAGCTATACGGCTGCGGATAGTAATCTTATAACTCCTTCGATTAACGTTACTGTGAATTGCTCGTGTGGGGACAGGGTCATTTCCAAGGATTATGGGTTGTTCATCACGTATCCTCTTAGGCCCGAGGATAATTTGGTGTCAATTGCAAGTCGGTTCAATGTTACTGCTGAGGAGCTGCAGAGATATAACGTTGGTGCCAATTTTAGTGGAGGAAGTAGTTTGCTGTATATTCCAGGCAGAG CGTCTGATATTGTGCTTGGGGGAATTCTTAACAAACTCAGGCGATCGCGGTTCCAAG GTCTGGCACTGTTTCCAGGTTATATGGACATAGCAACCAAGAAATCAGTGGAGttctcatatgaagaacttgctGAGGCTACTGATAACTTCAGTACGGCTAAAGAGATCGGCAAAGGTGGCTTTGGGTCTGTTTACTATGCAGTACTGAGAGGGGAG AAAGCAGCAATCAAGAAGATGGACAGGAAAACTTCAAAAGAATTTCTAACTGAACTAAAGATTTTAACACATGTTCATCACGAAAATGTG GTCCAATTGATTGGATATTGTGTAAACTCTCTTGGTTCTTCTCTTTTTCTAGTTTATGAATACATGGAGAATGGCAACTTAAGCCAACATTTGCATGACTCCG GGAAGGATCCATTGCCATGGTGTACTAGGGTACAAATTGCCCTTGATTCCGCTAGAGGCCTTGAATATCTGCATCATTTTACTGTTCCTGCTTATATTCATCTTGATGTTAAGCCAGCAAACATATTAATTGACAAGAACTACCATGGAAAG GTTGCAGATTTTGGATTGGCAAAACTAAAAGATTTGGATAGAAACGCACTGCCGAGCACACGTCATCTTGTGGGTACATTTGGATACATGCCACCAGA GTATGGTGaattgggcatggtttctccaaaAGCAGATGTTTATGCCTTTGGGGTTGTCCTTTATGAACTTATTTCTGGCAAGGGAGCTATTGTGGAGACAAATTCTAGTGTTGAATTCAAGGGCCTTTATGCATTG TTTAATGATGCTCTTAATCATCCTGATACTAGGGAAATCTGCATTAGCACATTGGTTGACCCAAGGCTTGGAGATAACTATCCATTTGATGTAGTTCTCAAG ATGGCTCGACTTGCCCGGGCATGCACACGTGACGATCCGGAATCACGTCCGAGTATGAGATCTGTTTTGTACTCCTTAATGACTCTTTCATCCCTAACAGAGGATTGGCAAaagaaattttag
- the LOC110657668 gene encoding chitin elicitor receptor kinase 1 isoform X2, with amino-acid sequence MNPKLVVMAFSFFLLLSLCYSAEFRCNSGCNLYLAWYFILQGTNPSFIADVENTSESLDAIHRFIRDQFPNNDGYHGFAISRSPFPCNCSSDGFVGYVLQYSVLSNDTYDIITEEYYSNLTTVFWLERFNSYTAADSNLITPSINVTVNCSCGDRVISKDYGLFITYPLRPEDNLVSIASRFNVTAEELQRYNVGANFSGGSSLLYIPGRASDIVLGGILNKLRRSRFQGLALFPGYMDIATKKSVEFSYEELAEATDNFSTAKEIGKGGFGSVYYAVLRGEVQLIGYCVNSLGSSLFLVYEYMENGNLSQHLHDSGKDPLPWCTRVQIALDSARGLEYLHHFTVPAYIHLDVKPANILIDKNYHGKVADFGLAKLKDLDRNALPSTRHLVGTFGYMPPEYGELGMVSPKADVYAFGVVLYELISGKGAIVETNSSVEFKGLYALFNDALNHPDTREICISTLVDPRLGDNYPFDVVLKMARLARACTRDDPESRPSMRSVLYSLMTLSSLTEDWQKKF; translated from the exons ATGAATCCGAAATTAGTAGTGATGGCGTTTTCATTTTTTCTGCTACTCTCTCTCTGCTACTCCGCCGAGTTCAGATGCAACAGCGGCTGCAATTTGTATTTGGCATGGTACTTCATCCTGCAAGGAACCAACCCAAGCTTCATAGCCGATGTTGAGAACACCTCAGAGTCGCTCGACGCAATTCACCGTTTCATTAGAGATCAATTCCCAAACAACGACGGTTACCACGGATTCGCCATAAGCAGAAGCCCCTTCCCCTGTAATTGCAGCAGCGATGGATTCGTCGGCTACGTTTTACAATACAGCGTGCTATCCAACGACACCTACGACATCATCACCGAGGAGTACTACTCAAACCTGACCACGGTTTTCTGGTTAGAGCGGTTCAATAGCTATACGGCTGCGGATAGTAATCTTATAACTCCTTCGATTAACGTTACTGTGAATTGCTCGTGTGGGGACAGGGTCATTTCCAAGGATTATGGGTTGTTCATCACGTATCCTCTTAGGCCCGAGGATAATTTGGTGTCAATTGCAAGTCGGTTCAATGTTACTGCTGAGGAGCTGCAGAGATATAACGTTGGTGCCAATTTTAGTGGAGGAAGTAGTTTGCTGTATATTCCAGGCAGAG CGTCTGATATTGTGCTTGGGGGAATTCTTAACAAACTCAGGCGATCGCGGTTCCAAG GTCTGGCACTGTTTCCAGGTTATATGGACATAGCAACCAAGAAATCAGTGGAGttctcatatgaagaacttgctGAGGCTACTGATAACTTCAGTACGGCTAAAGAGATCGGCAAAGGTGGCTTTGGGTCTGTTTACTATGCAGTACTGAGAGGGGAG GTCCAATTGATTGGATATTGTGTAAACTCTCTTGGTTCTTCTCTTTTTCTAGTTTATGAATACATGGAGAATGGCAACTTAAGCCAACATTTGCATGACTCCG GGAAGGATCCATTGCCATGGTGTACTAGGGTACAAATTGCCCTTGATTCCGCTAGAGGCCTTGAATATCTGCATCATTTTACTGTTCCTGCTTATATTCATCTTGATGTTAAGCCAGCAAACATATTAATTGACAAGAACTACCATGGAAAG GTTGCAGATTTTGGATTGGCAAAACTAAAAGATTTGGATAGAAACGCACTGCCGAGCACACGTCATCTTGTGGGTACATTTGGATACATGCCACCAGA GTATGGTGaattgggcatggtttctccaaaAGCAGATGTTTATGCCTTTGGGGTTGTCCTTTATGAACTTATTTCTGGCAAGGGAGCTATTGTGGAGACAAATTCTAGTGTTGAATTCAAGGGCCTTTATGCATTG TTTAATGATGCTCTTAATCATCCTGATACTAGGGAAATCTGCATTAGCACATTGGTTGACCCAAGGCTTGGAGATAACTATCCATTTGATGTAGTTCTCAAG ATGGCTCGACTTGCCCGGGCATGCACACGTGACGATCCGGAATCACGTCCGAGTATGAGATCTGTTTTGTACTCCTTAATGACTCTTTCATCCCTAACAGAGGATTGGCAAaagaaattttag
- the LOC110657668 gene encoding chitin elicitor receptor kinase 1 isoform X4 — MNPKLVVMAFSFFLLLSLCYSAEFRCNSGCNLYLAWYFILQGTNPSFIADVENTSESLDAIHRFIRDQFPNNDGYHGFAISRSPFPCNCSSDGFVGYVLQYSVLSNDTYDIITEEYYSNLTTVFWLERFNSYTAADSNLITPSINVTVNCSCGDRVISKDYGLFITYPLRPEDNLVSIASRFNVTAEELQRYNVGANFSGGSSLLYIPGRASDIVLGGILNKLRRSRFQGLALFPGYMDIATKKSVEFSYEELAEATDNFSTAKEIGKGGFGSVYYAVLRGEKAAIKKMDRKTSKEFLTELKILTHVHHENVVQLIGYCVNSLGSSLFLVYEYMENGNLSQHLHDSGKDPLPWCTRVQIALDSARGLEYLHHFTVPAYIHLDVKPANILIDKNYHGKVADFGLAKLKDLDRNALPSTRHLVGTFGYMPPDLMMLLIILILGKSALAHWLTQGLEITIHLM, encoded by the exons ATGAATCCGAAATTAGTAGTGATGGCGTTTTCATTTTTTCTGCTACTCTCTCTCTGCTACTCCGCCGAGTTCAGATGCAACAGCGGCTGCAATTTGTATTTGGCATGGTACTTCATCCTGCAAGGAACCAACCCAAGCTTCATAGCCGATGTTGAGAACACCTCAGAGTCGCTCGACGCAATTCACCGTTTCATTAGAGATCAATTCCCAAACAACGACGGTTACCACGGATTCGCCATAAGCAGAAGCCCCTTCCCCTGTAATTGCAGCAGCGATGGATTCGTCGGCTACGTTTTACAATACAGCGTGCTATCCAACGACACCTACGACATCATCACCGAGGAGTACTACTCAAACCTGACCACGGTTTTCTGGTTAGAGCGGTTCAATAGCTATACGGCTGCGGATAGTAATCTTATAACTCCTTCGATTAACGTTACTGTGAATTGCTCGTGTGGGGACAGGGTCATTTCCAAGGATTATGGGTTGTTCATCACGTATCCTCTTAGGCCCGAGGATAATTTGGTGTCAATTGCAAGTCGGTTCAATGTTACTGCTGAGGAGCTGCAGAGATATAACGTTGGTGCCAATTTTAGTGGAGGAAGTAGTTTGCTGTATATTCCAGGCAGAG CGTCTGATATTGTGCTTGGGGGAATTCTTAACAAACTCAGGCGATCGCGGTTCCAAG GTCTGGCACTGTTTCCAGGTTATATGGACATAGCAACCAAGAAATCAGTGGAGttctcatatgaagaacttgctGAGGCTACTGATAACTTCAGTACGGCTAAAGAGATCGGCAAAGGTGGCTTTGGGTCTGTTTACTATGCAGTACTGAGAGGGGAG AAAGCAGCAATCAAGAAGATGGACAGGAAAACTTCAAAAGAATTTCTAACTGAACTAAAGATTTTAACACATGTTCATCACGAAAATGTG GTCCAATTGATTGGATATTGTGTAAACTCTCTTGGTTCTTCTCTTTTTCTAGTTTATGAATACATGGAGAATGGCAACTTAAGCCAACATTTGCATGACTCCG GGAAGGATCCATTGCCATGGTGTACTAGGGTACAAATTGCCCTTGATTCCGCTAGAGGCCTTGAATATCTGCATCATTTTACTGTTCCTGCTTATATTCATCTTGATGTTAAGCCAGCAAACATATTAATTGACAAGAACTACCATGGAAAG GTTGCAGATTTTGGATTGGCAAAACTAAAAGATTTGGATAGAAACGCACTGCCGAGCACACGTCATCTTGTGGGTACATTTGGATACATGCCACCAGA TTTAATGATGCTCTTAATCATCCTGATACTAGGGAAATCTGCATTAGCACATTGGTTGACCCAAGGCTTGGAGATAACTATCCATTTGATGTAG